From one Methanobrevibacter woesei genomic stretch:
- a CDS encoding cation diffusion facilitator family transporter — protein MRVGSHNHYHKKASGNLLYVFILNILLNVVVIIGGLITNSVAILADCLHDLSDTISVGLAWVLERISQKGSDNKYTYGYKRFSLLGAVITSVFVVVISVIVIYESLSRLFAPVSPNAEGMVLVAILGLIFKGISAFILHGGETFNEKAILYHVLGDIFKWIGLLVVSVVLIFVDLPILDPLVSIVISLWLIYNLGKTLIHSLTPLLQRVPFDINVDELKNEILSIKGVKSIEGFHLWSLDGLESVLTIKLDIDNGSDEELIKNKINEMCIEKEIIDITIEFI, from the coding sequence ATGAGAGTAGGTAGTCATAATCATTATCATAAAAAAGCTAGCGGAAATCTGTTGTATGTATTTATTCTAAACATTTTACTTAATGTAGTTGTAATCATTGGCGGATTAATAACAAATAGTGTAGCTATTTTAGCAGACTGCCTTCATGATTTATCTGATACAATTTCCGTTGGACTAGCTTGGGTTTTAGAGAGAATATCCCAAAAAGGCAGTGATAATAAGTACACCTATGGTTATAAGAGATTCTCTTTACTTGGTGCTGTGATTACCTCAGTATTCGTTGTTGTTATATCAGTTATTGTGATATATGAATCCCTATCACGTTTATTTGCTCCAGTATCTCCAAATGCAGAAGGAATGGTATTAGTAGCTATATTAGGACTTATTTTTAAGGGAATTTCTGCATTCATCCTTCATGGTGGTGAAACATTTAATGAAAAAGCTATTCTTTACCATGTTTTAGGAGATATCTTCAAATGGATAGGTCTTTTAGTAGTTAGTGTAGTTCTTATCTTCGTTGATTTGCCAATTCTTGATCCATTGGTATCCATTGTAATAAGTTTGTGGTTAATTTATAACTTAGGAAAAACTCTTATACATTCATTAACACCATTACTTCAAAGAGTGCCTTTTGATATTAATGTAGATGAACTTAAAAATGAAATATTATCCATTAAAGGAGTTAAATCAATTGAAGGTTTTCATTTATGGTCTCTAGATGGACTTGAATCTGTATTAACCATAAAATTAGATATTGATAATGGTTCTGATGAAGAGTTAATTAAAAATAAAATCAATGAGATGTGTATTGAAAAAGAGATAATTGACATTACAATTGAATTTATTTAA
- a CDS encoding SPL family radical SAM protein, producing the protein MHFVQAKSLISSKNGMNLYRGCTHGCIYCDSRSKIYNMNHDFEDIEVKQNSLELLKKALKSKKEKCMIGTGSMTDPYIPLEFKLEFVRNSLKLIYRYGFGFTCITKSDLILRDLDLLKKINEKAKTVVQITLTTADEDLCRKIEPNVCTTKRRVEVLKKLNDADIPTVVWLTPFLPYVNDTEENISKLLDYCIETNVKGIICFNIGLTLRDGNRQYFYKKLDESFPGLKNRYIEKYGSNYVLESENNRQLMDLFYKKTAENNILNKPDDVFRYLRDFPNKDKSRQSTLYFN; encoded by the coding sequence ATGCATTTTGTCCAAGCTAAAAGTTTAATATCTTCAAAAAATGGGATGAATCTATACAGGGGATGTACTCATGGATGTATCTACTGTGATTCAAGAAGTAAGATATATAATATGAATCATGATTTTGAAGATATTGAAGTTAAGCAGAATAGCTTGGAATTATTGAAAAAAGCATTAAAATCTAAAAAAGAGAAATGTATGATAGGAACTGGATCTATGACAGACCCTTATATTCCTCTTGAGTTCAAATTGGAATTTGTTAGAAACTCTTTAAAATTGATTTACAGATATGGATTTGGATTTACCTGCATTACAAAATCTGATTTAATATTAAGAGATTTGGATTTGCTTAAAAAGATAAATGAAAAGGCAAAAACCGTTGTACAGATTACCTTGACAACAGCTGATGAAGATTTGTGCAGAAAAATTGAGCCTAATGTCTGCACAACCAAAAGAAGAGTTGAAGTCTTAAAAAAGTTAAATGATGCAGATATTCCAACTGTTGTATGGTTAACTCCATTTTTACCTTATGTAAATGATACAGAAGAGAATATTTCTAAACTTTTGGATTACTGCATTGAAACTAATGTTAAGGGTATAATCTGTTTTAATATAGGTTTAACTTTAAGGGATGGAAATCGCCAGTATTTTTATAAAAAGCTGGATGAATCATTTCCAGGCCTTAAAAACAGATATATTGAAAAATATGGAAGTAACTATGTTTTAGAAAGTGAAAATAACAGGCAATTAATGGACTTATTTTATAAAAAGACAGCTGAAAATAATATTTTAAATAAACCTGATGATGTTTTCAGATATTTGAGGGACTTTCCAAATAAGGACAAGTCTAGGCAATCAACTTTATATTTTAATTAG
- a CDS encoding aldo/keto reductase produces MEYRTLGKTGLKVSEIGFGGEWVGGYSLEEVKNLTDCCEENGINFLDCWMADPEIRSNLGDAIKETRDDWYIQGHFGSTWIDGQYLRIRDLDKVKKAFNDLLNRFHTDYLDIGMIHFVDEIDEYEKIMNGEFFDYVLKQHEEGIIGHIGISTHNTDVANLAVNSDVFETIMFSANPAFDMLAPTDDINDFSDEESFNQELHGMDPQRADFYESAEKNNVGVTIMKPFAGGRLFNVNDSPFGVALTPIQCIHYCLSQSGVASVMGGYAKVSEIEEAISYETATEEMKNYSEVLKNSPKNPYLGQCTYCGHCAPCSENIDIAMLNKYYDLAKIHDEIPDSLKLHYDSLSANAGDCSQCGDCESRCPFNVEIMDKMIEINEYFKGE; encoded by the coding sequence ATGGAGTATAGAACACTTGGAAAAACCGGATTAAAAGTAAGTGAAATTGGTTTTGGTGGAGAATGGGTTGGTGGATATAGCTTAGAAGAAGTTAAAAATCTCACGGACTGCTGTGAAGAAAATGGTATCAATTTCTTAGACTGTTGGATGGCAGACCCTGAAATCCGTTCAAATTTAGGAGATGCCATTAAAGAAACAAGAGATGACTGGTATATTCAAGGTCATTTTGGTTCTACATGGATTGACGGACAATATCTACGTATAAGAGATTTGGATAAAGTAAAAAAAGCATTTAATGATTTGCTTAACCGTTTTCACACAGATTACTTAGATATTGGTATGATTCATTTTGTTGATGAAATAGATGAATATGAGAAAATAATGAATGGTGAATTCTTTGATTATGTATTAAAACAGCATGAAGAAGGAATCATAGGTCATATTGGTATAAGTACTCATAATACAGATGTTGCTAATTTGGCTGTGAATTCAGATGTTTTTGAAACAATAATGTTTAGTGCTAATCCTGCTTTTGATATGCTTGCACCAACTGATGATATTAATGATTTCTCTGATGAAGAATCATTTAATCAGGAATTACACGGGATGGATCCTCAAAGAGCAGATTTCTATGAAAGTGCTGAGAAAAACAATGTTGGTGTTACAATAATGAAACCATTTGCAGGCGGAAGATTATTTAATGTAAATGACTCTCCATTTGGTGTGGCATTGACTCCTATTCAGTGTATCCACTACTGTTTGTCTCAATCAGGAGTAGCTTCAGTAATGGGTGGTTATGCAAAAGTTTCTGAAATTGAAGAAGCTATTAGTTATGAAACTGCAACTGAAGAGATGAAAAACTATTCAGAAGTACTTAAAAACTCACCTAAAAACCCATATCTTGGACAATGCACTTACTGTGGGCACTGTGCTCCTTGCAGTGAAAATATTGACATTGCTATGCTTAATAAATACTATGATCTGGCAAAAATACATGATGAAATTCCAGATTCATTAAAACTTCATTATGATAGTTTATCTGCTAATGCTGGAGACTGCAGTCAATGTGGGGACTGTGAAAGCCGTTGCCCATTTAATGTGGAAATTATGGATAAAATGATTGAAATTAATGAATATTTCAAAGGTGAATAA